The genome window TCCCACCGACTGTGTAGCAGCAAGGCTGGCCGAAGCCATGCCCGAGGCCACGCATCTGGCGCTGGGCTTCGATTCGCGCTCGGGCTTCTCGCCCGGCACGGCCAAGACTTCCGTGGAGGCTCTGGGCCAGGGCGGCAGCATCCGGCGCACCAGCAGGATCACGCCGGTGCCGCTGGCCTGGCGCACGCGCCGCATCGACTTCGGCGACGGCGAGAAGCTGGCCATGACCATTCCCTGGGGCGATGTTTCGACAGCCTTCCACAGCACTGGCATTCCCAACATCGAGGTCTACATTCCCGGCTCGCCCCGACTGGTGAAGAACGCGCGCCGCGCCAACAAGCTGCGCTGGCTGCTGCGCCTGTCGCCGGTGCAGACGCTGCTCAAGAAGCGCATCGAAAAAACGGTGCGCGGCCCCGACGCCGCCACGCGCGACAAGATGCCCACCTTTGTCTGGGGCGAGGTGCGCGACGACAGCGGCCACCAACTGGTGGCTCGCGTGCGCACCGCCAACGGCTACAGCCTGACGGTAAGCGGCTCGCTTGCCGTCATCGCCCACCTGAACGAGAACAAGCCCGAGGGCGGCGCCTACACGCCGTCGCGGCTGGTTGGCTGGCAGCTGGTCGAGCGGCTGCCCGGCTCCGGGGCCATCGCGGTTTCCGAGACATGAGCCGCGTGGTGCCCGAGAATCTGTCCGCCAGGGACGGCAGCCCGCCGCCGGTCAAGCTGCTGCTGGGGGAGTTGCGTGCCCTCGCCGAATGGCCGCGCGGATTGCTGCATCTGCCCACTGGCGGACTGCCGCGCGGCGACGGCCACGCCGTCATCGTGCTGCCGGGTTTCGGCGCCGATGATCGCGCCACGCGCCCGCTGCGGCGCGCATTGGAGCGTCTCGGCTACGCGGCGGAAGGCTGGGGACAGGGTCGCAACCTCGGTATGCGCCGCGCTGTCGGCGAGGCGCTGGACGCACGCATCGAGGCGCTGGCGGGCCGCATCGGCCGCGTCAGCCTCGTCGGCTGGAGCCTCGGCGGCGTCTTCGCGCGCGAGCTGGCGCGCGGCCGGCCGAATGCGGTGCGCCGTGTCATCACGCTGGGCAGCCCCATCACCCACCATCCGCAGGCCACCAACATGGAGCGCATCTTCCGGATGGCGAACCCCAAGTACAGCGGGGAGATCGACTGGGCTGCCTTCACGCGCCGCGAGGCTGCGCCGCCGGTGCCCTGCACGGCGGTCTACTCACCGAGTGACGGCATCGTCGCCGCGCGCTGCTGCCGCGAGCTACCAGGGCCGAACACCGAAAACGTCGCCGTGCGCGGCAGCCACATGGCGATGGTCGCCAATCCGCACGTGCTGCGCGTGGTCGCAGAGCGCCTGGCCCTGCCCGACCGCACCTAGCCGGCGCGCTGCAGCCGCAGCGCACAGAAGGCGTCGCAGCCGTGAACATCGGGCCGCGTGCGTAGCCAGGGATCGTCGGCATCGGCCGGCGGGCTGCCCAGCACACCAGCGGCCGGCACCATCGAGAAATCCGGGTGCGCCTGCAGGAAGCTGGCGACGATATCGTCGTTCTCCTGCGGCAAGAAGCTGCAGGTGGCGTAAACCAGCCGCCCGCCGGGCCGCACAGCGCACGCCGCCGCATCAAGGATGGCGCGCTGCGTGGCAGCCATGGCCGCGAGGTCGACCGCGCGCAGCACCTGATCCGGATGCCGACGCAGCGTACCGCTGCCCGAGCAGGGGGCGTCCACCAGCACCGCGTCAAAGACCGCGTCAGGGGCGTCGCCGTCGAAGGCCTGCACCTCGATGCTGCGCACGCCCAGCCGGTTCGCACGCTCGGCGATGCGCCTCAGCCGCTGCGCATCAGTATCGAAGGCCGTGATCGTGCCGCGGTCGCGCTGCTGGGCAGCCACCGCCAGCGCCTTGCCACCGGCACCGGCGCACCAGTCGGCCACGGTCTCGCCGGCCACCGGCGACAGCAGCTCGCAGATGAGCTGGCTGCCGGCATCCTGCGGCTCGATCAGGCCCTGCCGCCAGGCCTGGGTCTGCTGCAGCGGGCGGCGTGCGGCCAGTCGCAGCGCGTCGGGCGCCCATTCCAGCGGCTGCGCAGTGACGCCGTCCTCGGCGAGCAGCGCCCGCACCTGCTCGCGGCTTCCGCGCAGGCGGTTCACGCGCAGGTCCACGGCGGCCTCCTGGCGCAGGGCCGCCGCCAGTGCGTCGCAGTCGTCCGGATCCATGCGCGCGGTCGCCGCCACGTTCAGCCATTCCGGCCAGTTGCGCCGCGCTTCATCGTCCTCGGCCATTGCCGGCGGCGGTGTCGGCAGACCCAGCCGCGCGAGATCCTCGGCGGTCGCCGCGTGCACCTCGGCAAGCTGGGCGGCCAGCCAGGCGGCGGGCTCATCACCGGCACGGCGGCGCAAGCCAACGGCGCTGCGCAGGCTGCCAAAGAGCAGGCGCGTCACCCAGCGGCGGTCGCGCGCCCCCAGCTTGCGATTTCGACCGATATGGCGTGCGAGCGCCCGGTCGGCGGCCGCACCATCGGCAAGCACTTCTTCGAGCACGGCCTGGGCCAGTCGGACCTGGGCCGGATGCAGGCTGGATAGCGAATCGCTCATGACGCCGGTAGCCGCGTGGTTTCGTTGAACGGCGGCGCGCTGGGCACCTTCAAGAGAGGATGTCGGCATGGCCCCGAGCCACTCAGCTCTGTCGGCGCAGGAAACCTCATGCCGCACGCTGCGCCGCGAAGCCGAAGGCCTCGGCCACCAGACGGCGCTGCTCGCTGGCCGACTCGACACGGCAGACACGCGCCCAGAGCGCGTCGTCATCGACGGAGGATTCGCAGTACCAGCGGATGTGCTTGCGCGCGATGCGCACGCCGCCGCGCTCGCCGTAGAGGCCGTAGAGCGCCTCCATATGCTCGAGCAGCCAGCCGCCGATCTGTATCTGGCTCGGCGGCGCCGGCTGCGGCTCGCCACGCAGCGCGGCGGCGACCTCGCCGAAAATCCAGGGCCGGCCCTGGGCGGCACGGCCGATCATGAGGCCGTCGGCGCCGGTGGCTTGCAGAACGCGCTGCGCCGCCTCGGGCCCATCGATGTCGCCATTGGCGATCACCGGAATGCCCACCGCGGCCTTCACCGCAGCGATGGTGGCGTACTCGGCATCGCCGCGATAGGCCTGGTCGCGCGTACGGCCATGCACCGACAGCATGCGGATACCGGCATCCTCGGCGATGCGCGCCACGCGCACCGCGTTGCGATGCGCCGGATCGACGCCGGTACGGACCTTCAGCGTCACCGGGCAGTCCACCGCGCGCACGACGGCGTGCAGGATGCGCCCCACCAGGCGCTCGTCGGCGAGCAGCGCGCTGCCGGCATCGCGGCGGCAGACCTTCTTGGCCGGGCAGCCCATATTGATGTCGACGATCTGCGCACCGTGCGCGCGGTTGTACTGCGCCGCTCGCGCCAGCATCTCCGGCTCGGCGCCGGCGATCTGCACGGCGATGGGCGCGGATTCGCCTTCGTGGTCGTGGCGGGCGCGGGACTTGGGCGTGCCTCGCAGCTTCGGGTCAGCGTGCGTCATCTCCGAGACGGCCAGCCCGGCGCCCAGGCGCCGGCAGAGCACGCGAAAGCAGCGGTCGGTGACACCAGCCATCGGCGCCAGCAGCAGCGGCGTGTCGATGCGATACGGGCCGATATGCAGCGGCGGCGGCATGCTCACGGCGCGCCCTCCTCCTCGTCGCGGGCTTCGAGCATGGTCTCCATCAGCTCGATGAGGCGAGTGACGAGTTCACCGAAGAAGAGCGACAGGATCATCCCGCCCACCGTCAGCGCCCAGAGCAGGCGTGATTGCAACGTCGTGCCGCTCTCGGCGAGCAGCTGCGTGGAGACGGCGAAGAAGCCGGCGGCCAGCATCAGCGTGCCCAGCAGCACGAAGACAGTCTGATAGAGCGCGCCGCGCAGGCTGGCTGCTGCCGGATCACTGTCGTTCGCGTCGGCCAGGTGGTGCCAGTAAAAGCGACCGATACGCAGGATCACCCGCCCCAGATAGATGCCGGCGCAGAGCAGCGCCGCCGCACCCACCCAGGGCGTCAGCGCGCGCAGCCAGACCGCCGGCGCCGCCAGCCAGATCAGCATGGTCACGATCAGCATTAGCGGCAGTAGACGCGTCACACGCACCGCACGGCGTTGAACCGGCGGGCGCGCGAGCAGGCGCGCTTCGGCCGCACGCAGCTGCCGGCCGAGACGCTTTCGATATCCGGAGGCAACAGCCATGCTCGCGGGTGCGCACTTTTCCTATGATCGGGTATCCATTGTCGCCGATATCCCCATGACGATTGCCGAAGCGATGCGCACCGCCACCGAACACAGCTGCGATATGGAATGGGACGCCGCGGAAGGCCTGTGGCGCATCGGCGCGATATCCTTCGACGCCGACGGCTGCGCGCTGGATAGCGCGCGGCTGGCCGCCATCGACCGCGCGACCTTCATTCGCGACTATATCCCCGACCGCGCCGGCTGAGCGGCGCCCAGGAAGAGCCATGCCCCCCAGCGACGAGGAAGTTCACCCGCACGATTTCGCCGCCGAGCTGGCGCGGCAGATCTACGCCGATCTCGACGGCGTCCTGCACGACGGCCAGAACCCGGCCCGGGACGCTCTGGCCACGGCAACCGCCGCCGCCCTGCCGCGCGCCGCGGCCATCTGGGTACTGCTGCGGGCCGCGCTGGCTGCACTGCGCGCGCTGCGCTTCGGTCTGGAGGAGCGCTTCGCCGAGCCGCACGATGCCGACGTATTCGACGCCCTGGTCGCCATGCATCCGGCGCTGGCCGAGGCGGGCGATGCCGAAGTATGGGCGGATTCGGGCCAGGCCCTGGCGGCGGCCATCACCGCCTCCGAGGGCGGGCGCGAGCCGCTGCATTCGGCGCTGTCCAGGGCGATCTATCGCCTATACGACGGGCTGCGCACCGACGACGACCGGCTCGGCGGCCGTGGCCTGATGGAACTGCGCACCATGCTGCTGCATGTCGATGCCGCCGCTCAGCTGCCCGGCCCGCCGACGCTGACCACCGTGCTGCGCCCGGACCGCTTCCGCGACGACTTCCTGCGCTACGTGGCCGCCGTCAACGCCGGCGGCGCCGACCTGCAGGAGCCGGTGGCCACGCTGCAGTCCGACGGGCGCATCACCGCCATCGTCACGCGCGATGTGCACCCCGTCGAACACGCCCGCCAGGCGCTCGGCGAGGACCAGCTCACCGAGCGCCTGCGTATCGAGGCGCTGCTCGATTTCCTGCAGCAGACGCGCAGCGAGCGCCCCGACGACACCCTGCTGGGCGCCGCCAGCGACGACGAGACCGCCTTCACCGCCCTGGTCACTGCCGCAGCGACGACGCCGCTGGCCGATGGCCAGGGCTTCGGCTACGCGCCGCTGGCGCAGGTGATGCGCTACAACCTGCGGCTGCTGCAGGCCGCGGCAGCCACTGCCACGCACTAGCGCGCGGCGCTGTCCTCGCCGCCGATCTTGGCTTCAGCCGGCAGGCCCAGCGCCAGCAGCCCACCCACCGCCGCCAACGCGGCGACAGCAGCCACCGGCGCTGCCGCACCCAGCAGCCCGAAGACGCCCAGCCCGCTGAACACGAGCGCCGCCACGCCTGTGGCTGTGTTGCCGAAGGCCACCGCCGTCGGCCTCGCCGAAGCCGCGGCAGCGTCCACCAGCCAAGTCTTGCGGCCGAGGCGCACTCCGGCCTCGGCGATGCCCAGCAGCACGAAGGGCAAGGCCAGCGTGGCCGTCGGCAGCCCCGGCAGCAGCTGCATGAGCAGCAGCAGGACAGCACTGGCCGCGCCGGCGGCACCGGAAAGTGCCAGCACGCTGCCAGCATGGCGATCAGCCAGCCCGCCCCAGATGCGGCTGCTGAAGACATCGGCCAGCGCCATGGCCGCCACAAGCAGCCCCAGCAGCCCTACCCCGCTGTCGGTCTGGGCAAGCAGTACGAATAGCGGCGCCGCCAGCTCCACCGGCAAGAGCAGGAAACGCACGCCGAGATAGCGCCGATAGAGCGGCTCGCCACGCGTGAGCGCGATGCCGGCCCGCGTTTCATCTACCGGGTTGCGCCCCCCGTCGGTGGCGCCAGCGGCCTCCACGATGAAAGCGAAGCAGAGCGCGGCCAGCAGCCAGAGCAGCGCCGCGCCACCCAGCAATCCGACGACGGCGATATCACCTGCCTCGCCCTCGCTGAACAGCTTGATACCCAACCCCGCGCCCAGCGCGAGCAGGCCCCCCACCATGGCGCGATTGGCGAGCAGTCCGCCGCGTACGCCCTTGCCGATGGTCTTGGCCAGCACGTCCTGGAAGGCTACCGAGGCCACGCCGCTGGCCATGGAGAAGACGGCGAGCAGGCCCAGCACGGCCAGCGCCATCGGCCCGGGTGCCAGCCCCAGCATAGCGGGCAACATCAGCAGCAGGCACAGCGTCTGCAGACAGCCCGCCGCCACCCAGAAGCCCTTGCGCCGCGGCCGAGCACGCAGCGCGCCGGAGACCAGCAGTTGCGGCAACAGACTGGCTGCCTGCTTGATGGGCATCAGCGCGGAAACGGCCATGGCGGGCGCACCAGCCGCGCCCAGCAGCCAGGGCAGCACCAGGCGCGGCCCGGCCAGCTGCTCGGCGAGCTTGCTGGCCGCGCCGTTGGCCAGATTCAGCATGTAGTTGCGCGGCGCCTGACGGCAGGCGCTATCCGGAATGGCGTCGCAGATGCGGTCGGCGTCGTCGTCGCCACTGATGATGGCGTAGGCGCCCTGCAGGCGCTGCGCTGCCTCGCTCACGATGTATCCCTCCCCCAGCAGACCGCGCCAAGCCTAGCCGATCCCGATCGTTCGTCGAAACGAAAAAGGCCCCGCGTGGCGGGGCCTCGTTCCGAGCCGCGATGAAATCCGGGCTCAGCCGTCCTTATTCTCGTCCTTCGGCTGCAGTGCCTCGACCTCGATGCTCAGCCGCACCATATCGCCGACGGCCGGGACGTAGGCGTCCATGCCGAAGTCACTGCGCTTGATGCGGGTATGGGCGTTGCCGCCGCAGGCCGGCACGCGCGCCATGGGGTGCTCGATGCAGTTGAAATTGCTGAACTGCAGCGTCACAGGCCGTGTCACGCCCAGCAGCGTCAGTTCGCCGGACACGGCCAGAACCTTGCCCTTGCTGATCTCGAATTCGTCGCCGACGAAGCGGATCTCAGGGTATTTCTCGACCTGAAAGAAATCCTCATTGCGCAGGTGCTTGTCGAGATCGGCGACGCCGGAGTTCACGGAAGCGGCGTCGATGATGACCTCGACGCGGCCCTCGCCCTTGTCGGGGTGGAAGTCGACCGTACCCTCGATATCGTCGAAGCGACCTTTGAAGTTGCTCAGGCCGAGGTGGCTGAGCTCGAAGAAGGCGAAGGTGTGTGTATTGTCGATCTGATAGGTGCCGGCCTTCGGCTTGGCATCTTCGGCTACGGCGCTGCCGGCAGCGAGAAGGGCGATGCCGGCCAGGCCAGTGGTCAGCGATTTAGCGATGTTCATGCGTAATCTCCTGAAACAGTGCGTGATGACGATGGCTGCGCCTCAGGGTGCGGCCACGAGAGTGAAATCGATACGAACCTCGTTGGCGACGACATCGAAGTCGCCCCAGGCGCCACCGCCGACGTCGTAGTCCGCGCGCTTGATGCTGAAAGTTCCTTTCATTCGCAAGCGGTCGTCGTCCAGGCGCTCCAAGGTGAAGGGAACCTCGATGTCGCGGCTGACGTCGCGGATGCGCAATGGTCCTTCGGCAAGCCACTGACCATCGCCGCGTCGCGTGACGCGCTCGGCCTCGAAGACGGCCTCGGGGAACTGCTCAACGGCCAGCCAGTTCTTCTTCTTGACCTCGCGATCGGTATCGCTGTGACCGGTGTCGATGGAAGCCGTGTGCACGATCAAGCGTGCGCTGCTGTCCTCCGGTTTGGCCTCGTCGATCGCGATGTCGGCCTCCCAGTCGGAGAAGCCGCCGCGCACGGTCACGCCCATCTGGGTGACCTGGAAGGTGATCTCGCTGTCGGACTGCTGTACCGACAGTGGCTTCTGCGCATCGGCCGGGGGCAGAACGATACCGACGGCGAGCAGTACCAGCAACGCCCTCCAAAGGTGCCTACGGGGCGTTTCATGGGTCTCTTGGGTGGACATCTCAGCAATCTCCTTGCGGGCGGCGACCTGGGAGCATGCGCCACAGCAGGCCATCGCGATCAACGAATTGATGCTTGAGCGCTGCGGCCACATGCAGAATGACCAGCGCCAGCAGCGTCTTGTTCAGCCACCAGTGCAATACGGCCAGCCGATCGCCCAGGGCTTCGTGCTGGTCAAGCAGATCGGGCAGTGGCAGCACGCCGAAGACCACCGTGGAAAAGCCCTTGGCCGAACTCATCAGCCAGCCGCTCAGCGGAATGATCAGCAGCAGCGCGTAGAGCGCCCAGTGCGTCAGATGAGCGGCGTGGCGTTGCCAGGGCGGCGTCGACGCCGGCAGCGGCGGCGCCGGGTGCCATAGCCGCCAGCCCAGGCGCAGAAACAGCAGCATGAAGATGCACACGCCAACCCACTTGTGCCACGAGTAAAGCTTGAGCTGCAGTGGTGAGAAGGCCATGTCGACCATGATCAGGCCGATGGTGAAGCTCGCTATCACGCCGACCGCGGTCAGCCAGTGGAAGATCTGGGCGACTGCTCCGTAGCGCGTGGATGCGGTGGCGTGGGGGCTTTGCTGCGACATGCGCTTCACAGTAGGGGGGCCGGCTCCGGCGGACAAGCGGAAGCTTTGCCTGTCCGGCTTCAATCCAACTGAATGATCCGCTTCAGCCGCGATGGTAGGGGTGGCCGGCGACCACGCTCCAGGCGCGGTAAAGCGCTTCGACCAGAAGCACCCGCGCCATCGCGTGCGGCAGCGTCAAGGCGCTCAGCGACAGGCGGAGATCGGCAGCGCTCAGCAACTCCGCATCCAGCCCGTCGGCGCCGCCAATCAGCATGCAGACGTCACGGCCATCAGCCATCCAGCCTTCCAGGCCGGCCGCGAGCTGGCGCGTGCTCCAGGCGCGCCCGCCCTCATCCAGGGCGACCAGCAGCGCGCCCTCGGGAATCTGCGCGCGCAGCCGGGCAGCCTCGTCGCGCTTGATGCGGGCGGTATCGGGCTTCTTCGGACGCGGTGCGGCGGCCACCGGCGCCAGCTCCACGCGGCACTCGGCCGGCATGCGGCGGGTGTACTCCTCAACGGCCGCCTGCGTCCAATCGGGCATGCGTGTGCCCACCGCGGCGATGCGGATGCGCACCTCAGTCGCCGCTGGCGGCCTCGTCGCGCGCCTCGGGGCCGGGTAGATCCCAGAGCTTCTCGAGTTGATAGAGCGCGCGCATCTGCGCCTGCATAACGTGCACGACCACGGTGCCGAGGTCGACGAGCACCCATTCGGCCCGACTAATGCCTTCGACGCCGCGCGGCTGCACGCCGTGCTTCTTGGCGTCCTCCACCACGCGTTGCGCCAGCGACTGGACGTGACGGCTGGAGCTACCGGTGCAAAGCACCATGTCGTCGGTGATGGTGGTCAGCGGCGCCACGTGCAGGCGGGTGATCTGCTCGCCCTTGAGATCTTCCAGGGCCCCCACCACGGTATCGATCAGAGTATCGGTCATAGCCTCATGCAAGCTCGGCAAGGTCGGCGCGATCCTGCGCGTCGAGATGATCCAGCAGCCGGTCCGGAACCAGACCGCGCAGGCAGCCGCCGTCGTGCAGGCGGCGACGAATCCCGCTGGAGGATATCTCCAGCTCGGGAATTTCCAGCGCGTGCCAGCAGCCGGCCGGCTGCTCACGCAGGGCAGCGCAGTCGACACGCGGATAGGCCGCCACCGCCGGATCCGGCGCTAGCGGGTGGCCTGGGCGCGCCGCCACGACCAGATGCGCCTGCTCGAACAGCGCCTCCCAGCGATGCCAGCTGTGCAGGCTGTTGAAGGCGTCGGCGCCCAGCAACCACAGCAGCGTCTGATCCGGAAACCGCTCGCGTGCGCGCGCCAGCGTATCGACGGTGTAGGAGGGTCCTTCACGCTGCAGTTCGTCATCGTCAGCCACCAGGCGCGGCGTGCCGGCAACGGCACGCACGAGCCAATCGTGGCGGCGCTGCCCATCGATGGCGGGTACGGCGCGATGCGGCGGCTGTGCGCAGGCCAGAAGGTGTACCGCATCGAGCCCGAGCCGCTCACCGGCCTCGATCGCGAAGCGAAGATGGCCGTTGTGCACGGGCGCGAAGGTCCCGCCGTAGAGGCCGATCACCCGGAGAAGCGCATAGGCTCAGCGCACCTGGCCGTCGCCGTAGACGACCCACTTCTGCGAGGTCAGCCCCTCAAGGCCGACCGGACCGCGCGCGTGGAATTTGTCGGTGCTGATGCCGATCTCGGCACCCAGCCCGTACTCGAAGCCGTCCGCGAAGCGCGTCGAAGCATTGACCATGACAGAGGCCGAGTCCACCTCGCGCAGGAAGCGACGCGCGTGGCTGTAGTTCTCGGTGACGATGGCCTCGGTGTGTGCCGAGCTGTAGCGCGCGATGTGCGCGATGGCCCCGTCCAGGCCGTCGACCACCGCCACCGAAAGCACCGGCGCAAGATACTCGCTCCGCCAGTCGCTTTCGCTGGCCGCGTCGATGCCCGGGAGGATATTGCAGCTGCGCGGGCAACCACGCAGCTCGACTTCGTAGGGCGCCAGTGCGCGCGCAATCTCGGGCAGCATGCGCTCAGCCACGGCGGCATCGACGAGCAGCGTCTCCATGGCGTTGCAGACGCCGTAGCGCTGGGTCTTGGCGTTGACGGCGATGGCAAGTGCCTTGTCCGGATCAGCCTCGGCATCGATGTAAACGTGGCAGATGCCGTCCAGATGCTTGATCACCGGCACGCGCGCGTGCTCGGCCACGAAGGCAACCAGGCCCCGGCCACCCCGCGGAATCAGCACGTCGATGTACTCGGGCATGGTCAGCATGGCAGCAACGGCGTCACGGTCCGTGAAGTCAACCACCTGCGCCGTATCGGCCGGTAGCCCGGTTGCGCGTAGCGCCGAGCCCACGATCTCGCCGATGATGCGATTGGATTCCAGCGCCTCCGAGCCACCACGCAGCACGCAGGCATTGCCGCTCTTGATGCAGAGCGCGGCGGCATCGGCGGTGACATTCGGTCGTGATTCATAGACGATGCCGACAACGCCCAGCGGCACGCGCATGCGCCCGACCTCAATGCCGGAGGGACGGCGCTGCAGCTCATGGATGGCCCCGATGGGATCCGGAAGCTCCGCGACCTGACGCACGCCCTCGGCCATGGCCTCGACGCGCTCGTTATTCAACTCGAGGCGTTCGAGCAGCGCCGCGTCGAGCGCATTCGCGCGCGCGGCCTTCATGTCGCGGGCGTTGGCGGCCAAGATGCGATCGCAGTTCTCAAGCAAGGCCTCGGCCATGCGGAAGAGGACGGCGTTCTTGGTCCCGGTATCGGCACGCGCGATCTCGGGCGCGGCCGCGCGGGCTCGCTGGCCGACACCGCGCATGCGCTGCTCGGCAGATGAACTGGAGGGTGCGTTGTCGGCAGCCACGGCTAGGTCTTGCATAGTGAGCGGGGAAGGAATCCCGGTGAAATCGCGCCGCTGGCGACGCCGCACCATGTTAGCAGGTCGTCCCAGGCGGCCGCCGCCTGACCCCGCTTGGCCGCGCTATCGATCTCGGCCAGCCAGCGCATCAGCCCCTGCAGGTGCCCGGCGCGGCTGCGCACAAGCGCGCGCTCCAGCGACTGGGCGCGCGGGCCGTAGATGTGCGCAGCCTTAGTGGCCGCGCGCACGTCACCGCTGCGCGCGTAGGCGCCCTGGGCCTGGTGCCATTGCCGCAGCACGAAGGCCAGCCCGCCGGTGATGGCGGGCAGCTCGGTGCCACCGCGGCGCAGGCTGCGCGCCGCCCGCACTGCCCCGGCACCGTCACCGGCGAAGACGCGGTCCATCAGGGAGAAGGGGTCGAAGCGTGCCATATCCGCCCCCAGCGCCCAGACCGCGTCGGCCTCCAGCGGCGCCGACTCCCTGCCCTGCAGGGCGCGCAACTGCTCGATGAGCTGAGCGGCGGCCAGCAGATGGCCTTCGCTGCAGCTGGCGATTGCCGCAACGGCTTCGCGACTGCCTCGCAACCCGCGCGCCTGCAGGCGTTGCTCGATCCAACGAGGGAACTCTTGGCTATCGACGCGCCAGGCGTAGACCAGCCCGAAATCGCGATCGAGCTCGCTATACCACTTGGTCTTGCGCGCGCGCACATCCAGCGCCCCGCTGATCAACAGCAGAGCGGCGTCCCCGCCGGCATGTGCTGCCGCTCCCTTCAGCGCCGCCGCAGCGCGGCCGTCCAGGCTATCGCAGCGCATTTCGACGATACGCTGACTGGCAAAGAGCGAGGGCGCGCTCAGGGTTGCGTGCAGCGCGTCCCAGTCTCCTTTGCCCTCTGCTGGAATCTGTTCGCGCTCGGCGAAGCCTTCGGCGCGCAGCGCGCTGCGCACTCGATCGGCCGATTCCTCAACCAGCAGCGGCTCCTCTCCCGCCACGATCCACACGCGCCGCGGCG of Algiphilus aromaticivorans DG1253 contains these proteins:
- a CDS encoding glutamate-5-semialdehyde dehydrogenase — translated: MRGVGQRARAAAPEIARADTGTKNAVLFRMAEALLENCDRILAANARDMKAARANALDAALLERLELNNERVEAMAEGVRQVAELPDPIGAIHELQRRPSGIEVGRMRVPLGVVGIVYESRPNVTADAAALCIKSGNACVLRGGSEALESNRIIGEIVGSALRATGLPADTAQVVDFTDRDAVAAMLTMPEYIDVLIPRGGRGLVAFVAEHARVPVIKHLDGICHVYIDAEADPDKALAIAVNAKTQRYGVCNAMETLLVDAAVAERMLPEIARALAPYEVELRGCPRSCNILPGIDAASESDWRSEYLAPVLSVAVVDGLDGAIAHIARYSSAHTEAIVTENYSHARRFLREVDSASVMVNASTRFADGFEYGLGAEIGISTDKFHARGPVGLEGLTSQKWVVYGDGQVR
- the holA gene encoding DNA polymerase III subunit delta, which gives rise to MPIRPDQLDSALRTPRRVWIVAGEEPLLVEESADRVRSALRAEGFAEREQIPAEGKGDWDALHATLSAPSLFASQRIVEMRCDSLDGRAAAALKGAAAHAGGDAALLLISGALDVRARKTKWYSELDRDFGLVYAWRVDSQEFPRWIEQRLQARGLRGSREAVAAIASCSEGHLLAAAQLIEQLRALQGRESAPLEADAVWALGADMARFDPFSLMDRVFAGDGAGAVRAARSLRRGGTELPAITGGLAFVLRQWHQAQGAYARSGDVRAATKAAHIYGPRAQSLERALVRSRAGHLQGLMRWLAEIDSAAKRGQAAAAWDDLLTWCGVASGAISPGFLPRSLCKT